One genomic region from Phragmites australis chromosome 1, lpPhrAust1.1, whole genome shotgun sequence encodes:
- the LOC133922784 gene encoding calcium-dependent protein kinase 2-like isoform X1, protein MHFQNEYASHTKRSKTEANQTGRGSRAVTFPPFPPYPPFPRPWRPPDPRRYRILSSPPLHPLRLRIPHHPDPPRRRCPSAAMGNCCPGSGDAEPAHGAADPSSRFGAGTASLKASASPAVAPAPNKPPAPIGPVLGRPMEDVRSIYTVGKELGRGQFGVTSLCTHKATGERFACKTIAKRKLSTKEDVEDVRREVQIMYHLAGQPNIVELKGAYEDKQSVHLVMELCAGGELFDRIIAKGKYTERAAAALLRTIVEIVHTCHSLGVIHRDLKPENFLLLSKDEHAPLKATDFGLSVFFKQGEVFKDIVGSAYYIAPEVLKRNYGPEADIWSVGVILYILLCGVPPFWAESEHGIFNSILRGQVDFSSDPWPRISVGAKDLVRKMLTSDPKKRISAYDVLNHPWIKEDGEAPDTPLDNAVMNRLKQFRAMNQFKKAALRVIAGCLSEEEIRGLKEMFKSMDADNSGTITVDELRRGLAKQGTKLSEAEVEQLMEAADADGNGTIDYEEFITATMHMNRMGREEHLYTAFQYFDKDNSGCISKEELEQALREKGLLDGRDIKDIISEVDADNDGRIDYSEFVAMMKKGNPEPNPKKRRDVVL, encoded by the exons ATGCACTTTCAAAACGAGTACGCTAGCCATACAAAGAGAAGCAAAACGGAGGCAAACCAAACGGGAAGAGGGAGCCGGGCGGTTACCTTCCCGCCATTTCCTCCCTACCCACCCTTCCCGCGGCCATGGCGACCACCCGATCCCCGGCGCTATAGAATTCTCTCGTCGCCTCCCCTCCACCCCCTACGGCTCCGCATCCCTCACCACCCTGACCCTCCCCGGCGTCGCTGCCCCTCCGCCGCCATGGGCAACTGCTGCCCGGGCTCCGGGGATGCGGAGCCCGCCCACGGCGCCGCCGACCCCTCCTCCCGCTTCGGCGCTGGCACCGCGTCCCTCAAGGCCAGCGCGTCGCCCGCCGTCGCTCCGGCCCCCAACAAGCCGCCGGCGCCCATCGGCCCCGTCCTGGGCCGGCCGATGGAGGACGTGCGGAGCATCTACACCGTGGGcaaggagctcggccggggcCAGTTCGGCGTGACCAGCCTGTGCACGCACAAGGCCACCGGGGAGCGGTTCGCGTGCAAGACCATCGCCAAGCGGAAGCTGTCCACCAAGGAGGACGTCGAGGATGTTCGGCGGGAGGTGCAGATCATGTACCACCTCGCCGGCCAGCCCAACATTGTCGAGCTCAAGGGCGCCTACGAGGACAAGCAGTCCGTGCACCTCGTCATGGAGCTCTGCGCCGGCGGGGAGCTCTTCGACCGGATCATCGCCAAGGGCAAGTACACcgagcgcgccgccgccgcgctgctcCGCACCATCGTCGAGATCGTGCACACCTGCCACTCCCTCGGCGTCATCCACCGCGACCTCAAGCCCGAGaacttcctcctcctcagcaAGGACGAGCACGCGCCGCTCAAGGCCACTGACTTCGGACTATCCGTCTTCTTCAAGCAAG GGGAGGTGTTCAAGGACATCGTCGGCAGCGCGTACTACATCGCACCGGAGGTGTTAAAGAGGAACTATGGCCCCGAGGCGGACATCTGGAGCGTCGGCGTCATCCTCTATATCCTCCTCTGCGGAGTTCCCCCCTTCTGGGCCG AATCCGAGCACGGCATCTTCAACTCCATCCTCAGGGGGCAGGTCGACTTCTCCAGCGACCCGTGGCCGCGCATTTCCGTCGGCGCCAAGGACCTCGTCAGGAAGATGCTCACCTCTGACCCCAAGAAGAGGATCTCTGCTTACGATGTCCTCA ATCATCCTTGGATTAAGGAAGACGGTGAAGCGCCTGACACGCCACTGGACAACGCTGTCATGAACAGGCTCAAGCAGTTTAGGGCTATGAACCAGTTCAAGAAAGCCGCGTTGAGG GTCATTGCCGGGTGTCTGTCCGAGGAAGAGATCAGAGGTCTCAAGGAGATGTTCAAGAGCATGGACGCCGACAACAGCGGCACCATCACCGTCGACGAGCTGCGGCGAGGTCTAGCCAAGCAGGGCACCAAGCTCAGCGAGGCTGAAGTGGAGCAGCTAATGGAGGCC GCCGATGCCGACGGGAACGGGACGATCGACTACGAGGAGTTCATCACCGCGACGATGCACATGAACCGGATGGGCAGGGAGGAGCACCTCTACACCGCGTTCCAGTACTTCGACAAGGACAACAGTGG GTGCATTTCGAaggaggagctggagcaggCGCTCAGGGAGAAGGGGCTCCTCGACGGCAGGGACATCAAGGACATCATCTCGGAGGTCGACGCCGACAAC GACGGGAGGATCGACTACAGCGAGTTCGTGGCGATGATGAAGAAAGGGAACCCCGAGCCGAACCCCAAGAAGCGGCGCGACGTGGTGCTGTAG
- the LOC133922831 gene encoding uncharacterized protein LOC133922831, with protein MDNHQQRRHRQGSARGNAPGPGSGSGGASTSSGKHKGGSKGGGKKPIKVVYISNPMRVKTSAAGFRALVQELTGRHADPSKYSPEDLGGEGGAGADEEAAAVAVIDGAGQEISSGGAAASSDTVVASPGAAADLQPDAATVAPYGGYYYDDDGFSSQLLENSYAVFSPPTLLYDHHPHSKYPFG; from the coding sequence ATGGATAATCACCAGCAGCGGCGGCACCGTCAGGGCAGTGCCAGGGGTAATGCTCCCGGTCccgggagcgggagcggcggcgcgTCGACGTCGTCGGGGAAGCACAAGGGGGGCAGCAAGGGCGGGGGCAAGAAGCCGATCAAGGTGGTGTACATCTCCAATCCCATGCGCGTCAAGACCAGCGCGGCGGGCTTCCGCGCCCTCGTGCAGGAGCTCACCGGCCGCCACGCCGACCCGTCCAAGTACAGCCCCGAAGACCTAGGCGGCGAgggtggcgccggcgccgacgaaGAGGCAGCCGCAGTCGCCGTCATCGACGGCGCTGGGCAGGAGATCAGCTCCGGTGGCGCGGCCGCGTCTTCTGACACCGTTGTCGCCAGCCCCGGCGCCGCGGCGGACCTCCAGCCCGACGCCGCTACGGTCGCACCGTACGGCGGGTACTACTACGATGACGACGGCTTCAGCTCGCAGCTGCTGGAGAACAGCTACGCGGTGTTCTCGCCGCCGACGCTGCTCTACGACCACCACCCCCATAGCAAG
- the LOC133922784 gene encoding calcium-dependent protein kinase 2-like isoform X2, protein MHFQNEYASHTKRSKTEANQTGRGSRAVTFPPFPPYPPFPRPWRPPDPRRYRILSSPPLHPLRLRIPHHPDPPRRRCPSAAMGNCCPGSGDAEPAHGAADPSSRFGAGTASLKASASPAVAPAPNKPPAPIGPVLGRPMEDVRSIYTVGKELGRGQFGVTSLCTHKATGERFACKTIAKRKLSTKEDVEDVRREVQIMYHLAGQPNIVELKGAYEDKQSVHLVMELCAGGELFDRIIAKGKYTERAAAALLRTIVEIVHTCHSLGVIHRDLKPENFLLLSKDEHAPLKATDFGLSVFFKQGEVFKDIVGSAYYIAPEVLKRNYGPEADIWSVGVILYILLCGVPPFWAESEHGIFNSILRGQVDFSSDPWPRISVGAKDLVRKMLTSDPKKRISAYDVLNHPWIKEDGEAPDTPLDNAVMNRLKQFRAMNQFKKAALRVIAGCLSEEEIRGLKEMFKSMDADNSGTITVDELRRGLAKQGTKLSEAEVEQLMEAVSPRTLGILRVLHADADGNGTIDYEEFITATMHMNRMGREEHLYTAFQYFDKDNSGCISKEELEQALREKGLLDGRDIKDIISEVDADNDGRIDYSEFVAMMKKGNPEPNPKKRRDVVL, encoded by the exons ATGCACTTTCAAAACGAGTACGCTAGCCATACAAAGAGAAGCAAAACGGAGGCAAACCAAACGGGAAGAGGGAGCCGGGCGGTTACCTTCCCGCCATTTCCTCCCTACCCACCCTTCCCGCGGCCATGGCGACCACCCGATCCCCGGCGCTATAGAATTCTCTCGTCGCCTCCCCTCCACCCCCTACGGCTCCGCATCCCTCACCACCCTGACCCTCCCCGGCGTCGCTGCCCCTCCGCCGCCATGGGCAACTGCTGCCCGGGCTCCGGGGATGCGGAGCCCGCCCACGGCGCCGCCGACCCCTCCTCCCGCTTCGGCGCTGGCACCGCGTCCCTCAAGGCCAGCGCGTCGCCCGCCGTCGCTCCGGCCCCCAACAAGCCGCCGGCGCCCATCGGCCCCGTCCTGGGCCGGCCGATGGAGGACGTGCGGAGCATCTACACCGTGGGcaaggagctcggccggggcCAGTTCGGCGTGACCAGCCTGTGCACGCACAAGGCCACCGGGGAGCGGTTCGCGTGCAAGACCATCGCCAAGCGGAAGCTGTCCACCAAGGAGGACGTCGAGGATGTTCGGCGGGAGGTGCAGATCATGTACCACCTCGCCGGCCAGCCCAACATTGTCGAGCTCAAGGGCGCCTACGAGGACAAGCAGTCCGTGCACCTCGTCATGGAGCTCTGCGCCGGCGGGGAGCTCTTCGACCGGATCATCGCCAAGGGCAAGTACACcgagcgcgccgccgccgcgctgctcCGCACCATCGTCGAGATCGTGCACACCTGCCACTCCCTCGGCGTCATCCACCGCGACCTCAAGCCCGAGaacttcctcctcctcagcaAGGACGAGCACGCGCCGCTCAAGGCCACTGACTTCGGACTATCCGTCTTCTTCAAGCAAG GGGAGGTGTTCAAGGACATCGTCGGCAGCGCGTACTACATCGCACCGGAGGTGTTAAAGAGGAACTATGGCCCCGAGGCGGACATCTGGAGCGTCGGCGTCATCCTCTATATCCTCCTCTGCGGAGTTCCCCCCTTCTGGGCCG AATCCGAGCACGGCATCTTCAACTCCATCCTCAGGGGGCAGGTCGACTTCTCCAGCGACCCGTGGCCGCGCATTTCCGTCGGCGCCAAGGACCTCGTCAGGAAGATGCTCACCTCTGACCCCAAGAAGAGGATCTCTGCTTACGATGTCCTCA ATCATCCTTGGATTAAGGAAGACGGTGAAGCGCCTGACACGCCACTGGACAACGCTGTCATGAACAGGCTCAAGCAGTTTAGGGCTATGAACCAGTTCAAGAAAGCCGCGTTGAGG GTCATTGCCGGGTGTCTGTCCGAGGAAGAGATCAGAGGTCTCAAGGAGATGTTCAAGAGCATGGACGCCGACAACAGCGGCACCATCACCGTCGACGAGCTGCGGCGAGGTCTAGCCAAGCAGGGCACCAAGCTCAGCGAGGCTGAAGTGGAGCAGCTAATGGAGGCCGTAAGTCCACGCACACTCGGCATCTTACGTGTGCTGCAT GCCGATGCCGACGGGAACGGGACGATCGACTACGAGGAGTTCATCACCGCGACGATGCACATGAACCGGATGGGCAGGGAGGAGCACCTCTACACCGCGTTCCAGTACTTCGACAAGGACAACAGTGG GTGCATTTCGAaggaggagctggagcaggCGCTCAGGGAGAAGGGGCTCCTCGACGGCAGGGACATCAAGGACATCATCTCGGAGGTCGACGCCGACAAC GACGGGAGGATCGACTACAGCGAGTTCGTGGCGATGATGAAGAAAGGGAACCCCGAGCCGAACCCCAAGAAGCGGCGCGACGTGGTGCTGTAG